A window of the Arachis duranensis cultivar V14167 chromosome 5, aradu.V14167.gnm2.J7QH, whole genome shotgun sequence genome harbors these coding sequences:
- the LOC107487796 gene encoding uncharacterized protein LOC107487796, with amino-acid sequence MKSSNNSSSSSMKLGSFLSPDMQNHSERSIGSQKGWNSERVVLNQTSRIRRHSGLTSFNSGRRTMPSKWDDAERWICSPVSGYGSSSNNNNNNNRNSYSQSQLQRRPKSKSGPIMPPGTSSSSYYSNYSPTIPLRQGLLVRNLMVGSPFTTGVLAPDALSLHHFDAHDNDFGPRFDIGNVMQQYSAGSVLNDNNGVLAPMWNQLLCDPSSPNSQDENPKNEETPTMSPFSRRDQGTQMSPPESEDDANSSPISAMDQKHGNSGKLEVRDVEVDSEATVIRWPKGHATKLNSFQESNTEIQTSCLDIPESTMDITKIQKEEAKIVAWESQQKAKAEAAIRKLEMKLENKRSSSMDKILNKLRRAQMKAEKMRSSKAMPQKQEQGQQGKQNSKPLKVFSLPKYVQLWSPSRCFSTYDD; translated from the exons ATGAAGAGTAGTAATAATAGCTCTAGTTCCTCCATGAAACTGGGCTCATTTCTAAGCCCAGATATGCAAAATCATAGTGAAAGAAGCATTGGGAGCCAAAAGGGATGGAATTCAGAGAGAGTAGTGTTGAATCAAACAAGCAGAATCAGAAGGCATTCTGGTTTGACATCATTCAACAGTGGAAGAAGAACAATGCCTTCTAAATGGGATGATGCTGAGAGATGGATTTGTAGCCCAGTTTCAGGATATggcagcagcagcaacaacaacaacaacaacaacagaaaTTCATATTCACAATCACAACTTCAAAGGCGTCCAAAATCAAAGAGTGGTCCAATTATGCCTCCAggaacatcatcatcatcctacTACTCGAACTATTCACCTACAATTCCACTGCGCCAAGGCTTGCTTGTGAGGAACTTGATGGTTGGTTCACCTTTCACAACAGGAGTCTTGGCACCAGATGCTCTCtctcttcatcattttgatgcaCATGACAATGATTTTGGTCCCCGTTTCGACATCGGCAATGTTATGCAACAATATTCTGCTGGTTCTGTGCTCAATGACAATAATGGTGTTCTGGCTCCGATGTGGAATCAATTGTTATGTGACCCATCTTCGCCTAATTCTCAAG ATGAGAACCCTAAGAATGAGGAGACCCCCACAATGTCACCTTTCTCAAGACGTGATCAGGGTACCCAGATGAGCCCTCCGGAGAGCGAGGACGATGCGAATTCATCGCCGATATCAGCCATGGATCAGAAACATGGAAATTCTGGTAAGTTAGAGGTTAGAGATGTTGAGGTTGATAGTGAGGCCACTGTTATTAGGTGGCCTAAAGGTCATGCAACAAAGCTCAACTCCTTTCAAGAAAGTAATACTGAAATCCAAACTTCATGTTTGGATATTCCAGAGTCCACCATGGACATAACCAA GATTCAGAAAGAGGAAGCCAAAATCGTTGCATGGGAAAGCCAGCAGAAGGCAAAGGCTGAAGCAGCAATACGCAAACTCGAG ATGAAACTGGAAAATAAGAGATCATCATCAATGGATAAGATTCTAAACAAGCTGAGAAGGGCGCAGATGAAAGCTGAAAAGATGAGAAGCTCAAAGGCAATGCCTCAAAAACAAGAACAAGGACAACAGGGGAAGCAGAATTCCAAGCCTCTCAAGGTTTTTTCATTACCAAAATATGTTCAGTTATGGTCTCCAAGCAGATGCTTTAGCACTTATGATGACTGA
- the LOC107487794 gene encoding zeaxanthin epoxidase, chloroplastic, which translates to MASTLYYNTLNPSTAAISIHPKQDVSIFVTFNGYHHFGCRTRTTTMHQQPRRNKKLRPVKATVAEAAPKPKHQTVADNGGDRKAQSKKQLRILVAGGGIGGLVLALAAKRKGFEVIVFEKDMSAIRGEGQYRGPIQIQSNALAALEAIDLDVADQVMRVGCITGDRINGLVDGVSGSWYIKFDTFTPAVERGLPVTRVISRMALQEILARAVGEDSIMNDCHVVDFIDHGNKVTVQLENGQKYEGDLLVGADGIWSKVRKKLFGVTEATYSGYTCYTGIADFVPADIESVGYRVFLGHKQYFVSSDVGGGKMQWYAFHQEPAGGVDAPNGKKERLLKIFEGWCDNVTDLLLATEEEAILRRDIYDRTPTMTWGKGCVTLLGDSIHAMQPNMGQGGCMAIEDGYQLAWELDNDWEQSIKSGSKIDINSSLRRYERERRLRVAIIHGMARMAAMMASTYRAYLGVGLGPLEFLTKYRIPHPGRVGGKFFIQKMMPMMLSWVLGGNSSKLEGRPVCCRLSDKANDQLHTWFVDDDALERTINGEWFLLPCGDKGGHLNPISLIQDEMKPCIIGNTQKEDYPGISITIPLPEVSETHAQIRYKDGAFFLTDLLSVHGTWITNNEGRRYRIPPNDQARVRPSDVIDFGSQKASFRVKVIRSAPRASQREGEPIYQ; encoded by the exons ATGGCTTCTACTTTGTATTACAACACTCTCAACCCTTCCACGGCAGCTATCTCAATTCACCCTAAGCAGGATGTGTCAATTTTTGTCACCTTCAATGGGTATCACCACTTTGGATGCAGAACAAGAACTACAACCATGCATCAGCAGCCCAGGaggaacaagaaattgaggCCTGTCAAAGCCACGGTGGCCGAGGCAGCACCGAAGCCAAAGCATCAAACTGTGGCTGACAATGGTGGGGATCGAAAGGCTCAGAGCAAGAAGCAGCTTCGGATACTTGTGGCGGGTGGTGGGATTGGGGGGTTGGTTCTTGCTTTGGCTGCAAAGAGAAAGGGGTTTGAGGTGATAGTGTTTGAGAAAGATATGAGTGCTATAAGAGGGGAGGGTCAGTATAGGGGTCCAATTCAGATACAGAGCAATGCTCTTGCTGCTTTAGAAGCCATTGATTTGGATGTTGCTGATCAAGTTATGAGGGTTGGTTGCATCACTGGTGATAGGATCAATGGCCTTGTTGATGGGGTTTCTGGCTCTTG GTACATCAAATTTGACACATTCACTCCTGCAGTGGAACGAGGGCTTCCAGTCACTAGAGTTATTAGTCGAATGGCCTTGCAAGAAATCCTTGCTCGTGCAGTTGGGGAAGATTCCATTATGAATGACTGCCATGTTGTTGACTTTATTGATCATGGAAACAAG GTAACAGTTCAGCTGGAGAACGGTCAGAAATATGAGGGAGATCTATTGGTTGGAGCAGATGGTATATGGTCCAAG GTGAGGAAGAAGCTATTTGGGGTGACAGAAGCTACTTACTCTGGCTACACTTGTTATACTGGTATTGCAGATTTTGTGCCTGCTGATATTGAATCTGTTGG GTATCGGGTATTTTTAGGACACAAGCAATACTTCGTATCTTCAGATGTTGGTGGTGGAAAGATGCAATGGTATGCATTTCATCAAGAGCCTGCTGGTGGTGTTGATGCCCCTAATG GAAAAAAGGAAAGGCTGCTTAAGATCTTCGAAGGCTGGTGTGATAATGTAACAGATTTGCTACTTGCCACAGAAGAAGAGGCTATTCTGCGGCGAGATATCTACGACAGGACACCAACAATGACCTGGGGAAAGGGATGTGTGACTTTGCTTGGTGACTCTATCCATGCTATGCAACCAAATATGGGCCAAGGAGGATGCATGGCTATTGAG GATGGTTATCAACTTGCTTGGGAGTTGGACAATGATTGGGAACAAAGTATAAAATCAGGATCTAAGATTGACATTAACTCCTCCTTGAGGAG ATACGAGAGAGAAAGAAGGCTACGAGTTGCCATTATTCATGGAATGGCTAGAATGGCAGCTATGATGGCTTCCACCTACAGAGCATACTTGGGAGTTGGTCTTGGCCCTTTAGAG TTTTTGACCAAATATCGGATACCACACCCAGGAAGAGTTGGAGGAAAGTTTTTCATTCAGAAGATGATGCCTATGATGTTGAGTTGGGTCTTAGGTGGCAATAG CTCCAAGCTTGAAGGTAGACCAGTATGTTGCAGGCTCTCAGACAAA GCAAATGACCAGTTACACACATGGTTTGTAGACGATGATGCTCTTGAGCGTACTATTAATGGAGA GTGGTTTTTATTACCATGCGGAGATAAAGGAGGTCATTTGAATCCCATAAGTTTAATTCAAGATGAGATGAAACCCTGCATAATCGG GAACACACAGAAAGAAGATTACCCGGGCATTTCAATTACAATACCCTTACCTGAG GTTTCTGAGACGCATGCTCAAATTCGCTATAAGGACGGTGCATTTTTCTTGACCGATCTGCTTAGTGTTCATGGCACCTGGATCACTAA CAATGAAGGAAGGCGATACCGGATACCTCCAAATGATCAAGCTCGTGTGCGCCCATCGGATGTGATTGATTTTGGTTCACAAAAG GCTTCATTTCGGGTTAAGGTGATAAGATCTGCTCCAAGAGCATCCCAGAGGGAAGGGGAGCCAATATACCAA TGA